A stretch of Homo sapiens chromosome 12, GRCh38.p14 Primary Assembly DNA encodes these proteins:
- the CD163L1 gene encoding scavenger receptor cysteine-rich type 1 protein M160 isoform X4 has product MGRVELKIQGRWGTVCHHKWNNAAADVVCKQLGCGTALHFAGLPHLQSGSDVVWLDGVSCSGNESFLWDCRHSGTVNFDCLHQNDVSVICSDGADLELRLADGSNNCSGRVEVRIHEQWWTICDQNWKNEQALVVCKQLGCPFSVFGSRRAKPSNEARDIWINSISCTGNESALWDCTYDGKAKRTCFRRSDAGVICSDKADLDLRLVGAHSPCYGRLEVKYQGEWGTVCHDRWSTRNAAVVCKQLGCGKPLHVFGMTYFKEASGPIWLDDVSCIGNESNIWDCEHSGWGKHNCVHREDVIVTCSGDATWGLRLVGGSNRCSGRLEVYFQGRWGTVCDDGWNSKAAAVVCSQLDCPSSIIGMGLGNASTGYGKIWLDDVSCDGDESDLWSCRNSGWGNNDCSHSEDVGVICSDASDMELRLVGGSSRCAGKVEVNVQGAVGILCANGWGMNIAEVVCRQLECGSAIRVSREPHFTERTLHILMSNSGCTGGEASLWDCIRWEWKQTACHLNMEASLICSAHRQPRLVGADMPCSGRVEVKHADTWRSVCDSDFSLHAANVLCRELNCGDAISLSVGDHFGKGNGLTWAEKFQCEGSETHLALCPIVQHPEDTCIHSREVGVVCSRYTDVRLVNGKSQCDGQVEINVLGHWGSLCDTHWDPEDARVLCRQLSCGTALSTTGGKYIGERSVRVWGHRFHCLGNESLLDNCQMTVLGAPPCIHGNTVSVICTGSLTQPLFPCLANVSDPYLSAVPEGSALICLEDKRLRLVDGDSRCAGRVEIYHDGFWGTICDDGWDLSDAHVVCQKLGCGVAFNATVSAHFGEGSGPIWLDDLNCTGMESHLWQCPSRGWGQHDCRHKEDAGVICSEFTALRLYSETETESCAGRLEVFYNGTWGSVGRRNITTAIAGIVCRQLGCGENGVVSLAPLSKTGSGFMWVDDIQCPKTHISIWQCLSAPWERRISSPAEETWITCEDRIRVRGGDTECSGRVEIWHAGSWGTVCDDSWDLAEAEVVCQQLGCGSALAALRDASFGQGTGTIWLDDMRCKGNESFLWDCHAKPWGQSDCGHKEDAGVRCSGQSLKSLNASSGHLALILSSIFGLLLLVLFILFLTWCRVQKQKHLPLRVSTRRRGSLEENLFHEMETCLKREDPHGTRTSDDTPNHGCEDASDTSLLGVLPASEATK; this is encoded by the exons ATGGAGCAGATTTGGAACTGCGACTAGCAGATGGAAGTAACAATTGTTCAGGGAGAGTAGAGGTGAGAATTCATGAACAGTGGTGGACAATATGTGACCAGAACTGGAAGAATGAACAAGCCCTTGTGGTTTGTAAGCAGCTAGGATGTCCGTTCAGCGTCTTTGGCAGTCGTCGTGCTAAACCTAGTAATGAAGCTAGAGACATTTGGATAAACAGCATATCTTGCACTGGGAATGAGTCAGCTCTCTGGGACTGCACATATGATGGAAAAGCAAAGCGAACATGCTTCCGAAGATCAGATGCTGGAGTAATTTGTTCTG ATAAGGCAGATCTGGACCTAAGGCTTGTCGGGGCTCATAGCCCCTGTTATGGGAGATTGGAGGTGAAATACCAAGGAGAGTGGGGGACTGTGTGTCATGACAGATGGAGCACAAGGAATGCAGCTGTTGTTTGTAAACAATTGGGATGTGGAAAGCCTTTGCATGTGTTTGGTATGACCTATTTTAAAGAAGCATCAGGACCTATTTGGCTGGATGACGTTTCTTGCATTGGAAATGAGTCAAATATCTGGGACTGTGAACACAGTGGATGGGGAAAGCATAATTGTGTACACAGAGAGGATGTGATTGTAACCTGCTCAG GTGATGCAACATGGGGCCTGAGGCTGGTGGGCGGCAGCAACCGCTGCTCGGGAAGACTGGAGGTGTACTTTCAAGGACGGTGGGGCACAGTGTGTGATGACGGCTGGAACAGTAAAGCTGCAGCTGTGGTGTGTAGCCAGCTGGACTGCCCATCTTCTATCATTGGCATGGGTCTGGGAAACGCTTCTACAGGATATGGAAAAATTTGGCTCGATGATGTTTCCTGTGATGGAGATGAGTCAGATCTCTGGTCATGCAGGAACAGTGGGTGGGGAAATAATGACTGCAGTCACAGTGAAGATGTTGGAGTGATCTGTTCTG ATGCATCGGATATGGAGCTGAGGCTTGTGGGTGGAAGCAGCAGGTGTGCTGGAAAAGTTGAGGTGAATGTCCAGGGTGCCGTGGGAATTCTGTGTGCTAATGGCTGGGGAATGaacattgctgaagttgtttgCAGGCAACTTGAATGTGGGTCTGCAATCAGGGTCTCCAGAGAGCCTCATTTCACAGAAAGAACATTACACATCTTAATGTCGAATTCTGGCTGCACTGGAGGGGAAGCCTCTCTCTGGGATTGTATACGATGGGAGTGGAAACAGACTGCGTGTCATTTAAATATGGAAGCAAGTTTGATCTGCTCAG ccCACAGGCAGCCCAGGCTGGTTGGAGCTGATATGCCCTGCTCTGGACGTGTTGAAGTGAAACATGCAGACACATGGCGCTCTGTCTGTGATTCTGATTTCTCTCTTCATGCTGCCAATGTGCTGTGCAGAGAATTAAACTGTGGAGATGCCATATCTCTTTCTGTGGGAGATcactttggaaaagggaatggtCTAACTTGGGCCGAAAAGTTCCAGTGTGAAGGGAGTGAAACTCACCTTGCATTATGCCCCATTGTTCAACATCCGGAAGACACTTGTATCCACAGCAGAGAAGTTGGAGTTGTCTGTTCCC GATATACAGATGTCCGACTTGTGAATGGCAAATCCCAGTGTGACGGGCAAGTGGAGATCAACGTGCTTGGACACTGGGGCTCACTGTGTGACACCCACTGGGACCCAGAAGATGCCCGTGTTCTATGCAGACAGCTCAGCTGTGGGACTGCTCTCTCAACCACAGGAGGAAAATATATTGGAGAAAGAAGTGTTCGTGTGTGGGGACACAGGTTTCATTGCTTAGGGAATGAGTCACTTCTGGATAACTGTCAAATGACAGTTCTTGGAGCACCTCCCTGTATCCATGGAAATACTGTCTCTGTGATCTGCACAG GAAGCCTGACCCAGCCACTGTTTCCATGCCTCGCAAATGTATCTGACCCATATTTGTCTGCAGTTCCAGAGGGCAGTGCTTTGATCTGCTTAG AGGACAAACGGCTCCGCCTAGTGGATGGGGACAGCCGCTGTGCCGGGAGAGTAGAGATCTATCACGACGGCTTCTGGGGCACCATCTGTGATGACGGCTGGGACCTGAGCGATGCCCACGTGGTGTGTCAAAAGCTGGGCTGTGGAGTGGCCTTCAATGCCACGGTCTCTGCTCACTTTGGGGAGGGGTCAGGGCCCATCTGGCTGGATGACCTGAACTGCACAGGAATGGAGTCCCACTTGTGGCAGTGCCCTTCCCGCGGCTGGGGGCAGCACGACTGCAGGCACAAGGAGGACGCAGGGGTCATCTGCTCAG AATTCACAGCCTTGAGGCTCTACAGTGAAACTGAAACAGAGAGCTGTGCTGGGAGATTGGAAGTCTTCTATAACGGGACCTGGGGCAGCGTCGGCAGGAGGAACATCACCACAGCCATAGCAGGCATTGTGTGCAGGCAGCTGGGCTGTGGGGAGAATGGAGTTGTCAGCCTCGCCCCTTTATCTAAGACAGGCTCTGGTTTCATGTGGGTGGATGACATTCAGTGTCCTAAAACGCATATCTCCATATGGCAGTGCCTGTCTGCCCCATGGGAGCGAAGAATCTCCAGCCCAGCAGAAGAGACCTGGATCACATGTGAAG ATAGAATAAGAGTGCGTGGAGGAGACACCGAGTGCTCTGGGAGAGTGGAGATCTGGCACGCAGGCTCCTGGGGCACAGTGTGTGATGACTCCTGGGACCTGGCCGAGGCGGAAGTGGTGTGTCAGCAGCTGGGCTGTGGCTCTGCTCTGGCTGCCCTGAGGGACGCTTCGTTTGGCCAGGGAACTGGAACCATCTGGTTGGATGACATGCGGTGCAAAGGAAATGAGTCATTTCTATGGGACTGTCACGCCAaaccctggggacagagtgacTGTGGACACAAGGAAGATGCTGGCGTGAGGTGCTCTG gacaGTCGCTGAAATCACTGAATGCCTCCTCAG GTCATTTAGCACTTATTTTATCCAGTATCTTTGGGCTCCTTCTCCTGGTTCTGTTTATTCTATTTCTCACGTGGTGCCGAGTTCAGAAACAAAAACATCTGCCCCTCAGAG TTTCAACCAGAAGGAGGGGTTCTCTCGAGGAGAATTTATTCCATGAGATGGAGACCTGCCTCAAGAGAGAGGACCCACATGGGACAAGAACCTCAG
- the CD163L1 gene encoding scavenger receptor cysteine-rich type 1 protein M160 isoform X5 translates to MELRLVGGSSRCAGKVEVNVQGAVGILCANGWGMNIAEVVCRQLECGSAIRVSREPHFTERTLHILMSNSGCTGGEASLWDCIRWEWKQTACHLNMEASLICSAHRQPRLVGADMPCSGRVEVKHADTWRSVCDSDFSLHAANVLCRELNCGDAISLSVGDHFGKGNGLTWAEKFQCEGSETHLALCPIVQHPEDTCIHSREVGVVCSRYTDVRLVNGKSQCDGQVEINVLGHWGSLCDTHWDPEDARVLCRQLSCGTALSTTGGKYIGERSVRVWGHRFHCLGNESLLDNCQMTVLGAPPCIHGNTVSVICTGSLTQPLFPCLANVSDPYLSAVPEGSALICLEDKRLRLVDGDSRCAGRVEIYHDGFWGTICDDGWDLSDAHVVCQKLGCGVAFNATVSAHFGEGSGPIWLDDLNCTGMESHLWQCPSRGWGQHDCRHKEDAGVICSEFTALRLYSETETESCAGRLEVFYNGTWGSVGRRNITTAIAGIVCRQLGCGENGVVSLAPLSKTGSGFMWVDDIQCPKTHISIWQCLSAPWERRISSPAEETWITCEDRIRVRGGDTECSGRVEIWHAGSWGTVCDDSWDLAEAEVVCQQLGCGSALAALRDASFGQGTGTIWLDDMRCKGNESFLWDCHAKPWGQSDCGHKEDAGVRCSGQSLKSLNASSGHLALILSSIFGLLLLVLFILFLTWCRVQKQKHLPLRVSTRRRGSLEENLFHEMETCLKREDPHGTRTSDDTPNHGCEDASDTSLLGVLPASEATK, encoded by the exons ATGGAGCTGAGGCTTGTGGGTGGAAGCAGCAGGTGTGCTGGAAAAGTTGAGGTGAATGTCCAGGGTGCCGTGGGAATTCTGTGTGCTAATGGCTGGGGAATGaacattgctgaagttgtttgCAGGCAACTTGAATGTGGGTCTGCAATCAGGGTCTCCAGAGAGCCTCATTTCACAGAAAGAACATTACACATCTTAATGTCGAATTCTGGCTGCACTGGAGGGGAAGCCTCTCTCTGGGATTGTATACGATGGGAGTGGAAACAGACTGCGTGTCATTTAAATATGGAAGCAAGTTTGATCTGCTCAG ccCACAGGCAGCCCAGGCTGGTTGGAGCTGATATGCCCTGCTCTGGACGTGTTGAAGTGAAACATGCAGACACATGGCGCTCTGTCTGTGATTCTGATTTCTCTCTTCATGCTGCCAATGTGCTGTGCAGAGAATTAAACTGTGGAGATGCCATATCTCTTTCTGTGGGAGATcactttggaaaagggaatggtCTAACTTGGGCCGAAAAGTTCCAGTGTGAAGGGAGTGAAACTCACCTTGCATTATGCCCCATTGTTCAACATCCGGAAGACACTTGTATCCACAGCAGAGAAGTTGGAGTTGTCTGTTCCC GATATACAGATGTCCGACTTGTGAATGGCAAATCCCAGTGTGACGGGCAAGTGGAGATCAACGTGCTTGGACACTGGGGCTCACTGTGTGACACCCACTGGGACCCAGAAGATGCCCGTGTTCTATGCAGACAGCTCAGCTGTGGGACTGCTCTCTCAACCACAGGAGGAAAATATATTGGAGAAAGAAGTGTTCGTGTGTGGGGACACAGGTTTCATTGCTTAGGGAATGAGTCACTTCTGGATAACTGTCAAATGACAGTTCTTGGAGCACCTCCCTGTATCCATGGAAATACTGTCTCTGTGATCTGCACAG GAAGCCTGACCCAGCCACTGTTTCCATGCCTCGCAAATGTATCTGACCCATATTTGTCTGCAGTTCCAGAGGGCAGTGCTTTGATCTGCTTAG AGGACAAACGGCTCCGCCTAGTGGATGGGGACAGCCGCTGTGCCGGGAGAGTAGAGATCTATCACGACGGCTTCTGGGGCACCATCTGTGATGACGGCTGGGACCTGAGCGATGCCCACGTGGTGTGTCAAAAGCTGGGCTGTGGAGTGGCCTTCAATGCCACGGTCTCTGCTCACTTTGGGGAGGGGTCAGGGCCCATCTGGCTGGATGACCTGAACTGCACAGGAATGGAGTCCCACTTGTGGCAGTGCCCTTCCCGCGGCTGGGGGCAGCACGACTGCAGGCACAAGGAGGACGCAGGGGTCATCTGCTCAG AATTCACAGCCTTGAGGCTCTACAGTGAAACTGAAACAGAGAGCTGTGCTGGGAGATTGGAAGTCTTCTATAACGGGACCTGGGGCAGCGTCGGCAGGAGGAACATCACCACAGCCATAGCAGGCATTGTGTGCAGGCAGCTGGGCTGTGGGGAGAATGGAGTTGTCAGCCTCGCCCCTTTATCTAAGACAGGCTCTGGTTTCATGTGGGTGGATGACATTCAGTGTCCTAAAACGCATATCTCCATATGGCAGTGCCTGTCTGCCCCATGGGAGCGAAGAATCTCCAGCCCAGCAGAAGAGACCTGGATCACATGTGAAG ATAGAATAAGAGTGCGTGGAGGAGACACCGAGTGCTCTGGGAGAGTGGAGATCTGGCACGCAGGCTCCTGGGGCACAGTGTGTGATGACTCCTGGGACCTGGCCGAGGCGGAAGTGGTGTGTCAGCAGCTGGGCTGTGGCTCTGCTCTGGCTGCCCTGAGGGACGCTTCGTTTGGCCAGGGAACTGGAACCATCTGGTTGGATGACATGCGGTGCAAAGGAAATGAGTCATTTCTATGGGACTGTCACGCCAaaccctggggacagagtgacTGTGGACACAAGGAAGATGCTGGCGTGAGGTGCTCTG gacaGTCGCTGAAATCACTGAATGCCTCCTCAG GTCATTTAGCACTTATTTTATCCAGTATCTTTGGGCTCCTTCTCCTGGTTCTGTTTATTCTATTTCTCACGTGGTGCCGAGTTCAGAAACAAAAACATCTGCCCCTCAGAG TTTCAACCAGAAGGAGGGGTTCTCTCGAGGAGAATTTATTCCATGAGATGGAGACCTGCCTCAAGAGAGAGGACCCACATGGGACAAGAACCTCAG